The following are encoded together in the Juglans microcarpa x Juglans regia isolate MS1-56 chromosome 2D, Jm3101_v1.0, whole genome shotgun sequence genome:
- the LOC121249710 gene encoding transcription repressor MYB6-like isoform X2 has protein sequence MGRSPCCEKAHTNKGAWTKEEDQRLIDYIRVHGEGCWRSLPKAAGLLRCGKSCRLRWINYLRPDLKRGNFTEEEDELIIKLHSLLGNKWSLIAGRLPGRTDNEIKNYWNTHIKRKLIGRGIDPQTHRPINEIAAATATASHLDFRKSSPPSIPVAEISLINQRNNKYTCNDFSTATLNPKTESVEDVNCTSSGTTTEEGSPRLQQRQKPLHEQQDQLFESELNLELSVGLGPFQAESTRFSPANTAESKLQKVPYDLFGTVQSAMVAQAVCLCCHLGYERKELCRNCQNSNGFYRYYTTSDS, from the exons ATGGGGCGGTCACCTTGCTGTGAAAAAGCGCACACCAACAAAGGCGCCTGGACCAAAGAGGAAGACCAGCGCCTCATCGACTACATCCGTGTTCACGGCGAAGGCTGCTGGCGCTCCCTCCCCAAAGCCGCCG GGCTGCTTAGGTGCGGCAAGAGTTGCAGATTGAGGTGGATAAACTATCTCCGCCCGGACCTCAAGCGTGGTAATTTcactgaagaagaagatgaactCATCATCAAGCTTCATAGTTTGCTCGGAAACAA ATGGTCTTTGATTGCGGGAAGATTACCGGGAAGAACTGACAACGAGATCAAGAACTACTGGAACACTCACATCAAGCGCAAGCTCATCGGCCGGGGCATCGACCCTCAAACTCACCGCCCCATCAACGAAATCGCCGCCGCTACCGCCACAGCTTCCCACTTAGATTTCAGGAAATCTTCTCCGCCATCAATACCGGTAGCCGAAATCAGCCTTATAAATCAGAGAAACAACAAGTACACCTGCAATGATTTCAGCACCGCCACGTTGAACCCGAAGACGGAGTCGGTTGAAGATGTGAACTGCACCAGCAGCGGCACAACAACCGAGGAAGGATCACCACGGCTACAACAACGACAAAAACCACTACATGAACAGCAAGATCAGCTGTTCGAGAGCGAGCTCAATTTGGAGCTTTCTGTAGGTCTTGGGCCGTTTCAGGCCGAGTCGACTAGGTTCTCACCTGCGAACACGGCCGAGTCGAAGCTACAGAAAGTTCCTTACGATTTGTTTGGGACGGTGCAGTCTGCCATGGTTGCACAGGCGGTGTGTCTGTGTTGCCATTTAGGGTATGAGAGGAAAGAGCTGTGTAGGAATTGCCAGAACTCTAACGGGTTCTACAGATATTACACTACTTCtgattcataa
- the LOC121249710 gene encoding transcription repressor MYB6-like isoform X1, with amino-acid sequence MGRSPCCEKAHTNKGAWTKEEDQRLIDYIRVHGEGCWRSLPKAAGLLRCGKSCRLRWINYLRPDLKRGNFTEEEDELIIKLHSLLGNKNCCRWSLIAGRLPGRTDNEIKNYWNTHIKRKLIGRGIDPQTHRPINEIAAATATASHLDFRKSSPPSIPVAEISLINQRNNKYTCNDFSTATLNPKTESVEDVNCTSSGTTTEEGSPRLQQRQKPLHEQQDQLFESELNLELSVGLGPFQAESTRFSPANTAESKLQKVPYDLFGTVQSAMVAQAVCLCCHLGYERKELCRNCQNSNGFYRYYTTSDS; translated from the exons ATGGGGCGGTCACCTTGCTGTGAAAAAGCGCACACCAACAAAGGCGCCTGGACCAAAGAGGAAGACCAGCGCCTCATCGACTACATCCGTGTTCACGGCGAAGGCTGCTGGCGCTCCCTCCCCAAAGCCGCCG GGCTGCTTAGGTGCGGCAAGAGTTGCAGATTGAGGTGGATAAACTATCTCCGCCCGGACCTCAAGCGTGGTAATTTcactgaagaagaagatgaactCATCATCAAGCTTCATAGTTTGCTCGGAAACAA AAATTGTTGCAGATGGTCTTTGATTGCGGGAAGATTACCGGGAAGAACTGACAACGAGATCAAGAACTACTGGAACACTCACATCAAGCGCAAGCTCATCGGCCGGGGCATCGACCCTCAAACTCACCGCCCCATCAACGAAATCGCCGCCGCTACCGCCACAGCTTCCCACTTAGATTTCAGGAAATCTTCTCCGCCATCAATACCGGTAGCCGAAATCAGCCTTATAAATCAGAGAAACAACAAGTACACCTGCAATGATTTCAGCACCGCCACGTTGAACCCGAAGACGGAGTCGGTTGAAGATGTGAACTGCACCAGCAGCGGCACAACAACCGAGGAAGGATCACCACGGCTACAACAACGACAAAAACCACTACATGAACAGCAAGATCAGCTGTTCGAGAGCGAGCTCAATTTGGAGCTTTCTGTAGGTCTTGGGCCGTTTCAGGCCGAGTCGACTAGGTTCTCACCTGCGAACACGGCCGAGTCGAAGCTACAGAAAGTTCCTTACGATTTGTTTGGGACGGTGCAGTCTGCCATGGTTGCACAGGCGGTGTGTCTGTGTTGCCATTTAGGGTATGAGAGGAAAGAGCTGTGTAGGAATTGCCAGAACTCTAACGGGTTCTACAGATATTACACTACTTCtgattcataa
- the LOC121249711 gene encoding O-fucosyltransferase 9 isoform X1: MHGYSRLGTGRSNATPSSSPPSSPRFRHGRGKNSGGRATKQRMVERLVFMLVSAVFRRKGVLLFAPLLYISGMLLYMGSLGFDVVSLKNTVGVVVHKRTPPGSVYRSPQVFEKLWPFMEAENNGRANALMMAWNSSVHQGWKPCVNKIISKTELPKSSGFLIIEANGGLNQQRLSICDAVAVAGLLNATLFIPIFHLNSVWRDSSKFGDIFDEDFFINALKSRVDVVKELPEEIRQRFDNNISNIVNLRVKAWSSPTHYLQKVLPKLVQMGAARIAPFSNRLAQAVPANVQSLRCLANYEALRFSEPIRMLAENMVDRMVKNSSQSGGKYVSVHLRFEEDMVAFSCCEYDGGAEEKREMDIARERSWRGKFRRRGRVIRPGANRVDGKCPLTPLEVGMMLRGMGFDNTTSVFVAAGKIYRAEKYMAPLKQMFPRLETKDTLATPEELAPFKGHSSRLAALDYTVCLHSEVFVTTQGGNFPHFLMGHRRYLYGGHAKTIKPDKRKLALLFDSPNISSFRWEDFRMQMQDMLRHSDHKGVEMKKPAGSLYTFPMPDCMCKHAEPRNENSNTTGLV, encoded by the exons ATGCACGGCTACAGCCGCCTCGGAACCGGGCGGTCCAATGCGACGCCGTCGTCTTCGCCGCCGTCCTCGCCGCGGTTCCGCCACGGCCGGGGCAAGAACAGCGGTGGCCGGGCCACGAAGCAGAGAATGGTGGAGAGACTGGTGTTCATGCTTGTGTCGGCGGTGTTTCGACGGAAAGGCGTGCTTTTGTTTGCTCCACTCCTGTACATTTCGGGGATGCTCTTGTACATGGGCTCGTTGGGCTTCGACGTGGTTAGTTTGAAGAATACTGTTGGCGTCGTCGTGCATAAGCGCACGCCGCCGGGCTCGGTTTATAGGAGTCCTCAGGTTTTTGAGAAGCTCTGGCCTTTCATGGAGGCCGAGAACAATGGAAGAGCCAACGCG TTGATGATGGCGTGGAATTCAAGTGTGCATCAAGGTTGGAAGCCTTGTGTTAACAAGATTATTTCAAAAACAG aaTTGCCAAAGTCAAGCGGTTTTCTAATAATTGAAGCTAATGGTGGGTTGAATCAACAACGTTTATCG ATATGCGATGCAGTTGCGGTTGCTGGATTGCTAAATGCAACACTCTTCATTCCAATTTTCCATTTAAACAGTGTTTGGAGAGATTCCAG CAAGTTTGGTGATATATTTGATGAAGATTTCTTCATAAATGCACTCAAAAGTCGTGTTGATGTGGTGAAAGAGCTCCCAGAAGAAATACGTCAGCGGTTTGACAATAATATAAGTAACATTGTCAATTTGAGAGTAAAAGCTTGGTCAAGTCCAACTCACTATCTCCAGAAGGTCCTTCCTAAGCTGGTGCAGATGGG GGCTGCACGCATTGCACCCTTCTCCAACAGATTGGCTCAGGCAGTTCCTGCAAACGTGCAAAGCCTTAGATGCTTAGCTAATTATGAAGCACTAAGGTTTTCCGAACCTATAAGAATGCTTGCAGAGAACATGGTTGATCGGATGGTTAAAAATAGCTCCCAGAGTGGGGGTAAATACGTTTCAGTGCATCTTCGTTTTGAAGAG GATATGGTTGCATTTTCATGCTGTGAATATGATGGTGGGGCGGAGGAGAAACGAGAAATGGACATTGCACGAGAAAGAAGTTGGAGAGGAAAATTCAGAAGAAGGGGTCGAGTAATAAGGCCCGGTGCAAATCGGGTGGATGGAAAATGCCCTTTAACTCCATTGGAG GTCGGAATGATGCTCAGGGGCATGGGTTTTGATAATACCACCTCAGTCTTTGTTGCTGCAGGAAAAATTTATAGAGCAGAAAAATATATGGCTCCGCTTAAGCAGATGTTTCCACGTTTAGAAACGAAAGACACTTTAGCTACGCCTGAAGAACTTGCTCCATTTAAG GGCCATTCATCTAGGTTGGCTGCTCTGGATTACACAGTGTGTCTTCACAGTGAAGTATTTGTCACAACTCAGGGTGGAAATTTTCCCCACTTCTTGATGGGTCACAGGCGATATTTATATGGAGGACATGCAAAAACAATCAAACCCGATAAGAGAAAATTAGCACTATTATTTGATAGTCCCAACATCAG TTCTTTTAGATGGGAAGACTTTAGGATGCAGATGCAAGACATGCTTCGCCACAGTGATCATAAGGGAGTAGAAATGAAGAAGCCCGCAGGGTCACTCTACACCTTTCCCATGCCAGATTGCATGTGTAAACACGCAGAACCAAGAAATGAAAACAGTAACACGACTGGACTTGTTTGA
- the LOC121249711 gene encoding O-fucosyltransferase 9 isoform X2, with amino-acid sequence MHGYSRLGTGRSNATPSSSPPSSPRFRHGRGKNSGGRATKQRMVERLVFMLVSAVFRRKGVLLFAPLLYISGMLLYMGSLGFDVVSLKNTVGVVVHKRTPPGSVYRSPQVFEKLWPFMEAENNGRANALMMAWNSSVHQGWKPCVNKIISKTELPKSSGFLIIEANGGLNQQRLSICDAVAVAGLLNATLFIPIFHLNSVWRDSSKFGDIFDEDFFINALKSRVDVVKELPEEIRQRFDNNISNIVNLRVKAWSSPTHYLQKVLPKLVQMGAARIAPFSNRLAQAVPANVQSLRCLANYEALRFSEPIRMLAENMVDRMVKNSSQSGGKYVSVHLRFEEDMVAFSCCEYDGGAEEKREMDIARERSWRGKFRRRGRVIRPGANRVDGKCPLTPLEVGMMLRGMGFDNTTSVFVAAGKIYRAEKYMAPLKQMFPRLETKDTLATPEELAPFKGHSSRLAALDYTVCLHSEVFVTTQGGNFPHFLMGHRRYLYGGHAKTIKPDKRKLALLFDSPNIRWEDFRMQMQDMLRHSDHKGVEMKKPAGSLYTFPMPDCMCKHAEPRNENSNTTGLV; translated from the exons ATGCACGGCTACAGCCGCCTCGGAACCGGGCGGTCCAATGCGACGCCGTCGTCTTCGCCGCCGTCCTCGCCGCGGTTCCGCCACGGCCGGGGCAAGAACAGCGGTGGCCGGGCCACGAAGCAGAGAATGGTGGAGAGACTGGTGTTCATGCTTGTGTCGGCGGTGTTTCGACGGAAAGGCGTGCTTTTGTTTGCTCCACTCCTGTACATTTCGGGGATGCTCTTGTACATGGGCTCGTTGGGCTTCGACGTGGTTAGTTTGAAGAATACTGTTGGCGTCGTCGTGCATAAGCGCACGCCGCCGGGCTCGGTTTATAGGAGTCCTCAGGTTTTTGAGAAGCTCTGGCCTTTCATGGAGGCCGAGAACAATGGAAGAGCCAACGCG TTGATGATGGCGTGGAATTCAAGTGTGCATCAAGGTTGGAAGCCTTGTGTTAACAAGATTATTTCAAAAACAG aaTTGCCAAAGTCAAGCGGTTTTCTAATAATTGAAGCTAATGGTGGGTTGAATCAACAACGTTTATCG ATATGCGATGCAGTTGCGGTTGCTGGATTGCTAAATGCAACACTCTTCATTCCAATTTTCCATTTAAACAGTGTTTGGAGAGATTCCAG CAAGTTTGGTGATATATTTGATGAAGATTTCTTCATAAATGCACTCAAAAGTCGTGTTGATGTGGTGAAAGAGCTCCCAGAAGAAATACGTCAGCGGTTTGACAATAATATAAGTAACATTGTCAATTTGAGAGTAAAAGCTTGGTCAAGTCCAACTCACTATCTCCAGAAGGTCCTTCCTAAGCTGGTGCAGATGGG GGCTGCACGCATTGCACCCTTCTCCAACAGATTGGCTCAGGCAGTTCCTGCAAACGTGCAAAGCCTTAGATGCTTAGCTAATTATGAAGCACTAAGGTTTTCCGAACCTATAAGAATGCTTGCAGAGAACATGGTTGATCGGATGGTTAAAAATAGCTCCCAGAGTGGGGGTAAATACGTTTCAGTGCATCTTCGTTTTGAAGAG GATATGGTTGCATTTTCATGCTGTGAATATGATGGTGGGGCGGAGGAGAAACGAGAAATGGACATTGCACGAGAAAGAAGTTGGAGAGGAAAATTCAGAAGAAGGGGTCGAGTAATAAGGCCCGGTGCAAATCGGGTGGATGGAAAATGCCCTTTAACTCCATTGGAG GTCGGAATGATGCTCAGGGGCATGGGTTTTGATAATACCACCTCAGTCTTTGTTGCTGCAGGAAAAATTTATAGAGCAGAAAAATATATGGCTCCGCTTAAGCAGATGTTTCCACGTTTAGAAACGAAAGACACTTTAGCTACGCCTGAAGAACTTGCTCCATTTAAG GGCCATTCATCTAGGTTGGCTGCTCTGGATTACACAGTGTGTCTTCACAGTGAAGTATTTGTCACAACTCAGGGTGGAAATTTTCCCCACTTCTTGATGGGTCACAGGCGATATTTATATGGAGGACATGCAAAAACAATCAAACCCGATAAGAGAAAATTAGCACTATTATTTGATAGTCCCAACATCAG ATGGGAAGACTTTAGGATGCAGATGCAAGACATGCTTCGCCACAGTGATCATAAGGGAGTAGAAATGAAGAAGCCCGCAGGGTCACTCTACACCTTTCCCATGCCAGATTGCATGTGTAAACACGCAGAACCAAGAAATGAAAACAGTAACACGACTGGACTTGTTTGA
- the LOC121249711 gene encoding O-fucosyltransferase 9 isoform X3 gives MHGYSRLGTGRSNATPSSSPPSSPRFRHGRGKNSGGRATKQRMVERLVFMLVSAVFRRKGVLLFAPLLYISGMLLYMGSLGFDVVSLKNTVGVVVHKRTPPGSVYRSPQVFEKLWPFMEAENNGRANALMMAWNSSVHQGWKPCVNKIISKTELPKSSGFLIIEANGGLNQQRLSICDAVAVAGLLNATLFIPIFHLNSVWRDSSKFGDIFDEDFFINALKSRVDVVKELPEEIRQRFDNNISNIVNLRVKAWSSPTHYLQKVLPKLVQMGAARIAPFSNRLAQAVPANVQSLRCLANYEALRFSEPIRMLAENMVDRMVKNSSQSGGKYVSVHLRFEEDMVAFSCCEYDGGAEEKREMDIARERSWRGKFRRRGRVIRPGANRVDGKCPLTPLEVGMMLRGMGFDNTTSVFVAAGKIYRAEKYMAPLKQMFPRLETKDTLATPEELAPFKVGCSGLHSVSSQ, from the exons ATGCACGGCTACAGCCGCCTCGGAACCGGGCGGTCCAATGCGACGCCGTCGTCTTCGCCGCCGTCCTCGCCGCGGTTCCGCCACGGCCGGGGCAAGAACAGCGGTGGCCGGGCCACGAAGCAGAGAATGGTGGAGAGACTGGTGTTCATGCTTGTGTCGGCGGTGTTTCGACGGAAAGGCGTGCTTTTGTTTGCTCCACTCCTGTACATTTCGGGGATGCTCTTGTACATGGGCTCGTTGGGCTTCGACGTGGTTAGTTTGAAGAATACTGTTGGCGTCGTCGTGCATAAGCGCACGCCGCCGGGCTCGGTTTATAGGAGTCCTCAGGTTTTTGAGAAGCTCTGGCCTTTCATGGAGGCCGAGAACAATGGAAGAGCCAACGCG TTGATGATGGCGTGGAATTCAAGTGTGCATCAAGGTTGGAAGCCTTGTGTTAACAAGATTATTTCAAAAACAG aaTTGCCAAAGTCAAGCGGTTTTCTAATAATTGAAGCTAATGGTGGGTTGAATCAACAACGTTTATCG ATATGCGATGCAGTTGCGGTTGCTGGATTGCTAAATGCAACACTCTTCATTCCAATTTTCCATTTAAACAGTGTTTGGAGAGATTCCAG CAAGTTTGGTGATATATTTGATGAAGATTTCTTCATAAATGCACTCAAAAGTCGTGTTGATGTGGTGAAAGAGCTCCCAGAAGAAATACGTCAGCGGTTTGACAATAATATAAGTAACATTGTCAATTTGAGAGTAAAAGCTTGGTCAAGTCCAACTCACTATCTCCAGAAGGTCCTTCCTAAGCTGGTGCAGATGGG GGCTGCACGCATTGCACCCTTCTCCAACAGATTGGCTCAGGCAGTTCCTGCAAACGTGCAAAGCCTTAGATGCTTAGCTAATTATGAAGCACTAAGGTTTTCCGAACCTATAAGAATGCTTGCAGAGAACATGGTTGATCGGATGGTTAAAAATAGCTCCCAGAGTGGGGGTAAATACGTTTCAGTGCATCTTCGTTTTGAAGAG GATATGGTTGCATTTTCATGCTGTGAATATGATGGTGGGGCGGAGGAGAAACGAGAAATGGACATTGCACGAGAAAGAAGTTGGAGAGGAAAATTCAGAAGAAGGGGTCGAGTAATAAGGCCCGGTGCAAATCGGGTGGATGGAAAATGCCCTTTAACTCCATTGGAG GTCGGAATGATGCTCAGGGGCATGGGTTTTGATAATACCACCTCAGTCTTTGTTGCTGCAGGAAAAATTTATAGAGCAGAAAAATATATGGCTCCGCTTAAGCAGATGTTTCCACGTTTAGAAACGAAAGACACTTTAGCTACGCCTGAAGAACTTGCTCCATTTAAG GTTGGCTGCTCTGGATTACACAGTGTGTCTTCACAGTGA
- the LOC121249714 gene encoding zinc-finger homeodomain protein 2-like, protein MDLSVVPYKHITKSQNENDNENVNVVDDKSTRRFDNEVVKPPVDREPVVMNPDAAVKSTVTQYKECMRNHAASMGGHANDGCGEFMPRGGGDPRQSLTCAACGCHRNFHRREVLGNYHRLHSAPHPMLLYNASPTMSRPHHRHHESSDRRSETPEGVGPTGALIRSGSAKRFRTKFTQEQKDRMLEFAERIGWRIQRHDDVALNQFCSEVGVKRNVLKVWMHNNKNAHRRRESSHQSTPSPDPPPPQPVGV, encoded by the coding sequence ATGGACTTAAGCGTTGTGCCCTACAAACACATTACGAAATCCCAGAACGAGAACGATAATGAGAACGTCAACGTTGTCGACGACAAGAGTACCCGCAGATTCGATAATGAAGTCGTCAAACCGCCGGTGGACCGTGAACCGGTGGTGATGAACCCTGATGCAGCCGTTAAGAGTACGGTTACTCAATACAAGGAGTGCATGCGGAACCACGCCGCCTCCATGGGCGGCCACGCCAACGACGGATGCGGCGAGTTCATGCCACGCGGCGGCGGAGACCCACGCCAGTCGCTTACCTGTGCTGCCTGCGGTTGCCACCGAAACTTCCACCGGAGGGAAGTGCTCGGAAACTATCACAGATTGCACTCTGCTCCCCATCCGATGTTGTTGTACAATGCCAGCCCCACCATGTCGCGTCCTCATCATCGTCATCACGAAAGCAGTGATCGACGTTCGGAGACACCGGAGGGAGTGGGGCCCACTGGTGCGCTGATCAGGAGTGGCAGTGCCAAGAGGTTCAGGACCAAGTTCACGCAGGAGCAAAAGGATAGGATGCTGGAGTTCGCGGAGAGGATCGGGTGGAGGATTCAGAGGCACGACGACGTTGCGCTCAACCAGTTCTGCTCGGAGGTCGGCGTCAAGCGCAACGTGCTTAAAGTGTGGATGCACAACAACAAGAATGCTCATCGCCGTAGAGAATCCTCGCACCAATCAACCCCGTCACCTGATCCTCCTCCGCCACAACCTGTTGGGGTCTAA